A part of Tachysurus vachellii isolate PV-2020 chromosome 4, HZAU_Pvac_v1, whole genome shotgun sequence genomic DNA contains:
- the trim63a gene encoding E3 ubiquitin-protein ligase TRIM63a, producing the protein MDIQKGQLVMPVGPMESLEKQLSCPICLEMFTKPVVILPCQHNLCRGCANDLYDSRNPYHYSGGIFRCPTCRFEVVLDRHGVYGLQRNLLVENIIDIYKQQLENSGGGGGLEPPLKAKDTKEPMCEEHAEERINIYCISCQVPTCSMCKVFGQHKDCKVSTLKSVYETQKAELQNATELLATSNSCVQAMLVQLEDTSKTVEENSQLQKQRLGEKFDLLYAILEDRKAHLLEQITQEQDEKVAVVRSLIQQYKERLEASSKLMDQATQSLDNSNIADFLINAKKLIAEAKDTAKNSQLQRPEPGFEKMDHLSLFTEEVEDVLAKMDFGANDEEEEEEEEFEEAEEEEEE; encoded by the coding sequence ATGGACATTCAGAAAGGCCAACTGGTAATGCCCGTAGGTCCTATGGAGAGCCTGGAGAAGCAGCTGAGCTGCCCCATCTGCCTGGAAATGTTCACCAAGCCGGTGGTCATCCTGCCCTGCCAGCATAATCTCTGCCGTGGCTGTGCTAATGACCTCTATGACTCTCGCAATCCCTACCACTACTCCGGAGGAATCTTCCGCTGCCCAACATGCCGTTTTGAGGTGGTGCTGGACCGCCATGGTGTCTATGGGCTTCAGAGGAATCTCCTTGTGGAAAACATAATTGACATCTACAAGCAACAACTGGAGaacagtggtggtggtggtggtctgGAGCCTCCTTTGAAGGCCAAGGATACAAAGGAGCCAATGTGTGAAGAGCATGCAGAAGAGCGCATCAACATCTATTGTATTTCCTGCCAGGTCCCTACATGCTCCATGTGCAAGGTTTTTGGCCAGCACAAGGACTGCAAAGTATCCACCCTGAAGAGCGTTTATGAAACCCAGAAAGCTGAGCTCCAAAATGCAACTGAGTTGCTTGCAACTAGCAACAGCTGCGTGCAGGCTATGCTAGTGCAACTAGAGGACACCAGCAAGACTGTGGAGGAGAACAGTCAACTACAGAAGCAGAGACTGGGAGAGAAGTTTGACTTACTCTATGCAATTCTGGAAGATCGTAAGGCCCACCTGCTGGAGCAGATCACACAGGAGCAGGATGAGAAGGTAGCAGTGGTGCGATCGCTAATTCAGCAGTACAAAGAACGGTTGGAGGCTAGCAGTAAGCTGATGGACCAAGCTACTCAGAGTTTGGACAACAGCAACATTGCTGACTTTCTCATCAATGCCAAGAAGCTCATTGCAGAAGCCAAAGACACAGCCAAAAACTCCCAATTACAAAGGCCAGAGCCTGGCTTTGAGAAGATGGACCACCTCAGCCTGTTTACTGAAGAAGTAGAAGACGTCCTCGCAAAAATGGACTTTGGTGCaaatgatgaggaggaggaggaagaggaggaattTGAAGaggcagaagaggaagaagaggagtaA
- the mlpha gene encoding melanophilin a isoform X1, producing the protein MDKKLDLSRLTDEEAKHVWAVIQRDLELRKKEETRLGGLRTIIEKEATKRELLTSQSNLTDSHCIRCLQPFKFLVNSKRQCLDCCLYTCKTCSRYSTKEHGWVCDPCRMSRILKIGTLGWYHDNIHSRFKRFGSAKVMRSLYKRLNEEGRRDDDVQSMPDVHNVYNGHDDEHMDAMEAQRYKQIRKTKRLLSVHPMDLEIDDYGSHSRRHSVQYVQDERGMLRNDLEYNADHHHHHRMNRRKSLDRFSRPDDGLYSEHRMARARSLSKIPALPQRSYYLDTSEEEEAYCFPVYQLPSRRRSRASSQENITHSTPPINELNKRMFAIESLLNRLEVKIALPNDQQAQVSASQLEEEKLKKKLDELMSDRALSSEEDEPKKPTQFKGSGVKGVQHTEQASTRQEAALSSSSDEMPTETQKRSTAAALCDITTEVLRTINATENAMSELAPSNPNDRPQLEVTDVKQADAAYRELEKNVYLTAGKSFDMERKLRQIERSAMNQYTGPLTDSELSELEDQLSAAAAKVHNTESEVSDIENKIAVLNASGLSIDKAKKKASSMQKRRKSQDIPINRVHF; encoded by the exons ATGGATAAGAAACTGGACCTATCCCGACTCACAGATGAGGAGGCCAAGCATGTGTGGGCGGTGATCCAGAGAGACTTAGAACTTAGGAAGAAAGAGGAGACGAGACTCGG GGGGTTAAGGACAATAATTGAGAAAGAGGCCACAAAGCGAGAGCTCCTGACCTCTCAGTCCAACCTCACTGATTCCCACTGCATTCGCTGCCTGCAGCCCTTCAAGTTCCTGGTGAACAGCAAACGGCAATGTCTGGACTGCTGTCTCTACACCTGCAAGACTTGCAGCCGCTACAGTACAAAGGAGCATGGATGGGTGTGCGATCCATGCCGAATGTCCCG GATCCTAAAAATTGGAACCCTGGGCTGGTATCATGACAACATACACTCTCGCTTCAAGCGTTTCGGCAGCGCCAAAGTGATGAGGTCCCTTTACAAGAGATTAAACGAAGAGG GTCGCCGTGACGATGATGTGCAATCCATGCCTGACGTCCACA aTGTATACAATGGACATGATGATGAGCATATGGATGCAATGGAAGCCCAGCGTTATAAACAG ATACGAAAGACAAAACGTTTACTCTCTGTCCACCCTATGGACCTGGAAATAGATGACTATGGCAGCCATTCCCGCCGACATTCTGTGCAG TATGTACAAGATGAACGTGGAATGCTGAGGAATGATTTGGAATACAACGCtgaccatcaccatcatcaccgcATGAATCGGAGGAAGAGTCTGGACCGTTTCTCACGACCAG ATGATGGCTTGTACTCTGAGCACAGGATGGCCCGTGCTCGCTCTCTATCCAAGATCCCTGCCTTACCACAGCGCTCTTACTACCTGGACACCTCAGAAGAAGAGGAGGCTTATTGTTTCCCAGTCTATCAACTCCCATCACGCCGTCGGAGCCGGGCCTCCTCTCAGGAAAACATCACTCACAGCACTCCTCCA ATCAATGAACTGAACAAGAGAATGTTTGCCATTGAGAGTCTCCTGAATCGACTGGAGGTGAAGATAGCTTTGCCTAATGATCAG CAGGCGCAAGTCTCAGCAAGCcagctggaggaggagaagctGAAAAAGAAGTTGGATGAGCTGATGAGTGACAGAGCACTGTCTTCAGAAGAGGATGAACCTAAGAAACCCACTCAATTCAAGGGGTCTGGTGTGAAAGGTGTCCAACACACTGAACAAGCATCAACAAGACAGGAAGCAGCCTTGAGCTCGTCTAGTGATGAGATGCCTACTGAGACTCAGAAG AGATCCACCGCTGCGGCTCTGTGCGACATCACAACCGAGGTTCTAAGAACTATTAATGCCACAGAAAATGCTATGAGTGAGTTGGCCCCCTCAAACCCTAATGACAGACCTCAGTTAGAGGTCACAGACGTAAAGCAAGCTGATGCTGCTTACAGGGAGCTTGAGAAAAAT GTATATCTGACAGCCGGGAAATCATTTGACATGGAGAGGAAGTTGAGGCAGATTGAACGGAGTGCTATGAACCAATATACAGGCCCTCTCACTGACTCTGAACTCTCTGAGCTGGAGGATCAGCTTTCAGCAGCTGCTGCTAAAGTGCACAACACAGAGAGCGAG gtgTCAGACATCGAGAATAAAATTGCTGTTCTTAATGCGTCAGGATTATCAATAGATAAAGCCAAGAAAAAG GCATCAAGCatgcaaaaaagaagaaagtccCAAGACATCCCTATAAATAGAGTACATTTTTGA
- the mlpha gene encoding melanophilin a isoform X2: MDKKLDLSRLTDEEAKHVWAVIQRDLELRKKEETRLGGLRTIIEKEATKRELLTSQSNLTDSHCIRCLQPFKFLVNSKRQCLDCCLYTCKTCSRYSTKEHGWVCDPCRMSRILKIGTLGWYHDNIHSRFKRFGSAKVMRSLYKRLNEEGRRDDDVQSMPDVHNVYNGHDDEHMDAMEAQRYKQIRKTKRLLSVHPMDLEIDDYGSHSRRHSVQYVQDERGMLRNDLEYNADHHHHHRMNRRKSLDRFSRPDDGLYSEHRMARARSLSKIPALPQRSYYLDTSEEEEAYCFPVYQLPSRRRSRASSQENITHSTPPINELNKRMFAIESLLNRLEVKIALPNDQQAQVSASQLEEEKLKKKLDELMSDRALSSEEDEPKKPTQFKGSGVKGVQHTEQASTRQEAALSSSSDEMPTETQKVYLTAGKSFDMERKLRQIERSAMNQYTGPLTDSELSELEDQLSAAAAKVHNTESEVSDIENKIAVLNASGLSIDKAKKKASSMQKRRKSQDIPINRVHF, encoded by the exons ATGGATAAGAAACTGGACCTATCCCGACTCACAGATGAGGAGGCCAAGCATGTGTGGGCGGTGATCCAGAGAGACTTAGAACTTAGGAAGAAAGAGGAGACGAGACTCGG GGGGTTAAGGACAATAATTGAGAAAGAGGCCACAAAGCGAGAGCTCCTGACCTCTCAGTCCAACCTCACTGATTCCCACTGCATTCGCTGCCTGCAGCCCTTCAAGTTCCTGGTGAACAGCAAACGGCAATGTCTGGACTGCTGTCTCTACACCTGCAAGACTTGCAGCCGCTACAGTACAAAGGAGCATGGATGGGTGTGCGATCCATGCCGAATGTCCCG GATCCTAAAAATTGGAACCCTGGGCTGGTATCATGACAACATACACTCTCGCTTCAAGCGTTTCGGCAGCGCCAAAGTGATGAGGTCCCTTTACAAGAGATTAAACGAAGAGG GTCGCCGTGACGATGATGTGCAATCCATGCCTGACGTCCACA aTGTATACAATGGACATGATGATGAGCATATGGATGCAATGGAAGCCCAGCGTTATAAACAG ATACGAAAGACAAAACGTTTACTCTCTGTCCACCCTATGGACCTGGAAATAGATGACTATGGCAGCCATTCCCGCCGACATTCTGTGCAG TATGTACAAGATGAACGTGGAATGCTGAGGAATGATTTGGAATACAACGCtgaccatcaccatcatcaccgcATGAATCGGAGGAAGAGTCTGGACCGTTTCTCACGACCAG ATGATGGCTTGTACTCTGAGCACAGGATGGCCCGTGCTCGCTCTCTATCCAAGATCCCTGCCTTACCACAGCGCTCTTACTACCTGGACACCTCAGAAGAAGAGGAGGCTTATTGTTTCCCAGTCTATCAACTCCCATCACGCCGTCGGAGCCGGGCCTCCTCTCAGGAAAACATCACTCACAGCACTCCTCCA ATCAATGAACTGAACAAGAGAATGTTTGCCATTGAGAGTCTCCTGAATCGACTGGAGGTGAAGATAGCTTTGCCTAATGATCAG CAGGCGCAAGTCTCAGCAAGCcagctggaggaggagaagctGAAAAAGAAGTTGGATGAGCTGATGAGTGACAGAGCACTGTCTTCAGAAGAGGATGAACCTAAGAAACCCACTCAATTCAAGGGGTCTGGTGTGAAAGGTGTCCAACACACTGAACAAGCATCAACAAGACAGGAAGCAGCCTTGAGCTCGTCTAGTGATGAGATGCCTACTGAGACTCAGAAG GTATATCTGACAGCCGGGAAATCATTTGACATGGAGAGGAAGTTGAGGCAGATTGAACGGAGTGCTATGAACCAATATACAGGCCCTCTCACTGACTCTGAACTCTCTGAGCTGGAGGATCAGCTTTCAGCAGCTGCTGCTAAAGTGCACAACACAGAGAGCGAG gtgTCAGACATCGAGAATAAAATTGCTGTTCTTAATGCGTCAGGATTATCAATAGATAAAGCCAAGAAAAAG GCATCAAGCatgcaaaaaagaagaaagtccCAAGACATCCCTATAAATAGAGTACATTTTTGA